A window from Apteryx mantelli isolate bAptMan1 chromosome 15, bAptMan1.hap1, whole genome shotgun sequence encodes these proteins:
- the CYP11A1 gene encoding cholesterol side-chain cleavage enzyme, mitochondrial, with product MLARAVPKPRSLRRYAPSPDGQAAGCRRVHVAAGELRSAPAPATAARPFNQLPGNWKAGWLNLYRFWQEGGFHNIHNIMARKFQEFGPIYREKLGVYESVNIISPHDAATLFKSEGMLPERFSVPPWVAYRDFRNKPYGVLLKTGEAWRSDRLTLNKEVLSPQVMDSFVPLLSEVGEDFVQRARVQIKKSGRERWTADFTNELFRFALESVCHVLYGERLGLLQDFVDPEAQRFIDAVTLMFHTTSPMLYIPPALLRRLNAKTWRDHVQAWDAIFMQADKCIQNVYRDLRLHRKSTKEYTGILSSLLMQDKLPLDDIKASVTEMMAGGVDTTSMTLQWAMFELARSPSIQEQLRAEILAAKRDAEGDRVKMLKTIRLLKATIKETLRLHPVAVTLQRYTTQEVILQDYCIPPKTLVQVGLYAMGRDPKVFPRPEQFNPERWLAPGSKYFKGLGFGFGPRQCLGRRIAELEMQLFLVHMLENFKIETKRAVEVGTKFDLILIPDKPIHLTLRPLKSQA from the exons ATGTTGGCCAGGGCCGTGCCCAAACCTCGCAGCTTGCGGAGATACGCTCCTAGCCCCGATGGGCAAGCGGCGGGCTGCCGCCGGGTGCACGTGGCCGCCGGCGAGctgcgctcggccccggccccagccacgGCGGCTCGGCCTTTCAACCAGCTCCCGGGCAACTGGAAAGCCGGCTGGCTCAACCTCTACCGCTTCTGGCAGGAGGGCGGCTTTCACAACATCCATAACATCATGGCCCGCAAGTTCCAGGAGTTCGGTCCCATCTACAG GGAGAAGCTGGGTGTCTACGAGAGCGTGAACATCATCAGCCCCCACGACGCTGCCACGCTCTTCAAGTCCGAGGGCATGCTGCCGGAGAGGTTCAGCGTGCCGCCCTGGGTGGCTTACCGGGATTTCCGCAACAAGCCCTACGGCGTGCTCCTTAA GACAGGGGAGGCCTGGCGCTCGGACCGCCTGACCCTGAACAAGGAGGTGCTGTCACCGCAGGTCATGGACTCCTTCGTGCCCCTGCTGAGCGAGGTGGGGGAGGATTTCGTGCAGCGGGCCCGAGTGCAGATCAAGAAGAGCGGCCGGGAGCGCTGGACGGCCGATTTCACCAACGAGCTCTTCCGCTTTGCCCTGGAGT CTGTGTGCCACGTCCTGTACGGGGAGCGGCTCGGCCTCCTGCAGGACTTCGTGGACCCCGAGGCGCAGCGCTTCATCGATGCCGTGACCCTCATGTTCCACACCACCTCGCCCATGCTCTACATCCCGCCCGCTCTGCTCCGCCGCCTCAACGCCAAGACGTGGCGGGACCACGTCCAAGCGTGGGATGCCATTTTCATGCAGG CGGACAAATGCATTCAGAATGTGTACCGAGACCTCCGGCTGCACCGCAAGAGCACCAAGGAGTACACGGGCATCCTCTCCAGCCTCCTCATGCAGGACAAGCTGCCCCTGGACGACATCAAGGCCAGCGTCACCGAGATGATGGCAGGAGGAGTGGACACG ACCTCCATGACGCTCCAGTGGGCCATGTTCGAGCTAGCGCGTTCCCCGAGCATTCAGGAGCAGCTGAGGGCAGAGATCTTGGCCGCCAAGCGGGACGCAGAGGGAGAcagggtgaagatgctgaaaaccaTCCGGCTGCTCAAAGCCACCATCAAGGAAACGCTCAG GCTCCACCCCGTGGCAGTGACCCTGCAGCGATACACCACACAAGAGGTCATCCTCCAGGATTACTGCATCCCCCCCAAG ACACTGGTGCAGGTCGGGCTTTATGCCATGGGTCGGGATCCCAAGGTCTTCCCCAGGCCAGAGCAGTTCAACCCCGAGCGCTGGCTGGCGCCGGGTTCAAAATACTTCAAGGGCCTGGGCTTCGGATTTGGGCCGCGCCAGTGCCTGGGCCGCAGGATCGCCGAGCTGGAGATGCAGCTCTTCCTCGTCCAC aTGCTGGAGAATTTCAAGATTGAAACCAAGAGAGCCGTGGAAGTTGGGACCAAATTTGATCTCATCCTGATCCCGGACAAACCCATCCACCTCACCCTGAGGCCTCTGAAGTCCCAGGCCTGA